The nucleotide window TATCTGTCCTACAGAACTAGAGTGTTGCTTATGTATCCAGAAGAATCCATTGTTATGGCCACCTTGAATGTAAATAATGTGACCTAAGAGAGTCTACACTGCTCTGTACACtctgcagggtttcccatacatagaccattgtgtggcgcagtgccacacaatggatttctatcgccacacaatcagactcgcgattttgaaaaaaaaaattccgttgcgtatcgttccgttcattcatagtgctctttcttcttgttcacgtgcgtgcgcgcacacacccacacacagagacagagaggcgtgtacacaggcctgccgttgcgcatatacccggactgcaagtaggcctgttaggctaattaaaaataacgcagccttcccgattcgccttccaaccacttattttaaaaggtagcctacgtcgtgctcgtgaggagctttatcatagccttcttggcttacatgaaacggacatccctgagtcaggctgtaaaccaattttgatgcatacagtagcagcttgacgcgaggaacctgccttattgcattatcccgtttatcccgcttcagcattcatgcaagttattaataatggcttgacattcacaataaataaggatttcccactagcctaaataaaatgttatacttgcgGGGATGCCtatttgatgctatctgaagcataaaatctgaatattttaagaaacatctttattagctttattggcgaagtagataaaccatcactgatacacacacacacacactggcagctgaTTCGCCCACTCCTCCTCTCCACGCATACTGCTTGAGGGCTATCAAGAGGAAAACCCAATGCTGCGTGATATTTAGCACAGAGAAGACGGTCAACAATATCTGGAGTCTACCAAAGGTTAGTATGATGTACTGTGCTCAAACACACCCGCCCAGGATGTAACTCAGAAAAGGTAGCCTTATGCTAGCTTTATGAACTGCTAGCCTTATAACGTTATCAATATTGAACATTCAGCTGTCACAGCCTATAACGTTGGAAACGCAGCAAACAATGTGATAAAGATAAAACGCGGTAGTTGAGATAGGCTACTGTAGGATGCCCATAAGCTAATAATAACTTCGTATTTATTTGactattataatttcattgattctcaatgtttactgctttaacccagatgagtattgaaaagaattaaatgttctttaattaaatgcagaattaaatgttctgattggtgcaaagcctgcatgccctattagggtaatgctttttcattattgttagttgccttggtgttaccttaagtggtttcttacatctaattatgatattttattttattattttgttgttacattatactatttatttcattttagtattggttgaggtaagtgttgagttcaatatttaaaataaaaacctctagcttgttttttgcaatttattccttgaatgtcaactaaagaatgattgaaagattgccaccaaaacggcaaaaaactaaggtaaaaactaaactttaacttcaattttggtgagcaattttcataaatttaaaagacaggttttccaccaacatcaagcccagcaaactaatggcctgccctgtaatgtaaagttgggtcgaggaatgaaaccaggcagggttctggtaaaaattgttttagctgtcttctcttaaagaacttaaaagaatttagattgaactgaataatctcaaatgcttcttgtagctttaaaatagtcccagcaggtgactctgaagaaaaatactgtgtgtttgaacaccgcccgctgtaaacactttgcatacaccccaatgaccgactccaccgaccgccacgacaccactgtgcacgattccctcatcggcacagtggagcaccacaaattgctacctggtctgtgggaaacactgctctgCCTTTGTAAATATAAAGTAAATGCGAAAAGAGTTTTTAAAGTCTAGTTTTTAAAGTGCTGTTTTTAAGTCCTGACCTGTCTTAAGATCTGTGATGAACTGTGATGAGCAGCTCCAGATAGAAGGAAAGGATAGCAGATGTGGTGATAATGTCACTCACTGGCTTCTTCCCAACGATGAGCTTCTCCACTTTTTGCACTTGGGACACATGGTCTTCATTTGTTTTGAGCTCCCGTTTCCTGATCCGCTCATAAATACCAATCAGCATCTCACGAGGGATGTCTTCTCCATCATCAACCCCTGCCAGATAAGCAGAATTTTAGGAGATTTGTACTTTAGGTCAAGCACAACTTAGAATTAATACTCAGTACTCTTATTTAATTTTATGTTTAAAAAACACCTCAAAtgctttctctttcttttctccaatttaatacttttttttaatcaatcttTGCATTTTGACTTGAAAGTCCAATCAAAGCATTGCTAGTTTTTAGCGATGAAACAAATCACATCTGCAAAAGGAGTCACTTGTGCTTCCATAGGTCAAAATTACTTTAATGGGGAGAACATCTGCTGATCTCATGAAAACACTGTATGAATTTGAATAAATAAGAATGATATGGTTAGAATTGTTTGAATTTCATACAGTTGCATATGCGCCATCCCTAACGTTTCAAGTTGTGCAAATAGTTGTAATttaaaactgaataaaagttTGACCATGCTGGGAGGAAAAAATAAATTGCTTATTGCATCTTCTCTTTCTCTTATTGAAATTGCATCTCCACTTTCAATGCCACACATTACCCTTGCTTTCATTGAACTGTTTCtgtaaatttttgcaaatgctGGAGGCTTTTACAccgttttctttttgaatttctaTACTTAATTGTGCATATATGAAAGCTCAGTCGCAAACACACCACAAAAGATGAGACTCGATATCTATGCAAAACTATACTGTTATGCAGAATCATTCATTGACTTTATAACACTTGCAAAATACTGTATTACAGTTAATTATTCCTTCTGAGAGTGAACGATTTCTCAGAGGGCGAATTAAAGGCTTGTATAGATTCAGTGAATAAACAAAAGTCACACCTCGTAGATTCTTTACAAAGTCCTCCAGCTTCATCTTCCTCTCTGGCTTTACATTAGGGCTGTACATGTCTGTGTTGAGGAGGATGATCGCAAACGCCAAGATGAAGATCGTATCTGGGTTGCGAAATTGCCGCACAACGCCAGGGTTGCAGATGCAGTAGCGCTGGCTAGACAGACACAAGCAGTTTCCCAAATGAAAAGTCAAAACAAGCGAGGACCAGACAAAACAATGCTGCATTTCACTAAAGGTTATAACTTTAAGTTCCTCTGATGAGGAAATGCAAAAGAAAATGCCCCCTCAACTTGGAATTCCTACTTGGGAACTCGGGATGGTTTAATCAACTCCAAGTTGAGCAAGTGGCATCAAATCATGGCTGTGCACAGCATCAACAGTACACAACGTACTTACCTTACGCAAGTTATGCTGTATATACAAAGTATTTGGTTAGATCAATCAACATACAGACATTCACCTGAGGAAAATACAGACCGTTCATCATCACAGTTAGATAGCCAGCTTGTTACGAACAAAAGATGAACAAAGAGGTGTTCATGGGATTTCCCCAGTTTGTAGCTCAAATGAACAGAGGATGATAATTCTGTTATTTCCCACTTCTGAGGTAAGCTGAATGCAAGCAATACACTGGACTGAGACAAaaccaaatgtgcttcagaaaccAGATGCTCTCATTTGCAGCCAAGTCTATGTTCACTCAGTTAAAACCCCTATCTTAGAAAGTGTGTATATAGGCAGTGTGGGAAATTTCTGGCTTGCCCTTGAGCTCTGGTAAAGTTTGCGGATGTATTCAGGACAAGCGGCTTTCGCCAGGCAGGAAATTCTCAAGTGAGAGCTGATTGATTTGTTCTCTGCAAGTTAGAAAATGATTTAATGCAAAGAAAATTTAATGAgggcaaggcaaaaaaaaaaataaaataaggaagcACTGACCACATTTCTGAAAAGGATGCTTGACAGCAACAGGATTATAAACAAGCTTCTTCTAAATCTGTCAGAACTAATACAGCTTGTATTATGCTGATTTTGTGCAAGTTGAGGCATTTTCACCTGTAAGCTTCGATAAGCCGCTCCACTTTCTGTGCTTCCCCCTGCACTCGGATGTGAGCCTGAAACTTTCTCAAGGCTTCATCCAGCTCCATGCTAGAGAAGTCCATCTCATCCACCACACAGCTGCCAAAAGGAAATACACAGACATAGATCAGTATAAGAATACACTGAAATAAGCCTCTCTCTGACCCTGCAAAACACTTAAATTTGCAGTCAATTGCATTACTTGGAATATCAACCCTCAGTGAACTATTATAAGATTTACTGATTTATACtaagaattttttttaatctcatctcatctcattatctctagccgctttatccttctacagggtcgcgggcaagctggagcctatcccagctgactacgggcgaaaggcggggtacaccctggacaagtcgccaggtcatcacagggctgacacatagacaaccattcacactcacattcacacctacggtcaatttagagtcgccagttaacctaacctgcatgtctttggactgtgggggaaaccggagcacccggaggaaacccacgcggacacggggagaacatgcaaactccacacagaaaggccctcgccggccccggggcttgaacccggaccttcttgctgtgaggcgacagcgctaaccactacaccactgtgccgcccagaattTTTttataagataaaaaaaaatatttcaagcTGATTTGGATACTTTCTGCTAGCAAATCTACAGTTACAGCATGCAGAATATATCCTTATCTAGcacgaaaaaaaaaagcaacaatggTCACTGGAGCTGCTAAATATGAATGTTAAGTTGAAAAACTTTTATGTTCTAGCAACCATTCTTTGTTCATCTGGATGTATTATCCTGttgaaaacagtatacattttaggTTCTGTTACAGGTTACTGCACTGGGCTCTTCACTCCAGACAActtccattttcctggacagtTTCCCTTGGGCCCTGGTTTACCATTTGAATCATCTCCAACCTCTCCACCTTCaccacaggttaaaaaaaaaaataatccatcTACAGTCAGGTTTAAACCCTGGAAATATCTAGGCTATTCTCAAGAGATTTTAATGCATCAATCTTTACAAAAACCCCTCCACCACTGGCATGAAAACAAAAGATCCCAAAGACAAGAGTTTACTAGAAAACGAAACTTCTGTGCATGCTTCACCAGCAATGAAATTTCATATTCTCAAAAGGTCAGCACAGTGgccatcactgttgcctcacagcaagaaaattcTGGGTTTGATCCTTGCAGCCAACTGGGGGCACtcattgcatgttcttcccgctcacgcgtgggtttcctccgggtgctccggtttcctcccacaatctgtgaaggttctcaatcatccaggtcatagtaaaccataggtgctaaaaaaggcaactggacttgcttgaaattcttgaagatgtttcacctctcatccgaaggacttcttcagttctgtctgactagtggggagttccaggtatttatcctctagtggaccaaaagcaaacctaaggaaaGTTGTAGAGGTCACCTGTGTCCTTGAGTCATTCTGTAGGTTTTGGGGtcactgggggccgggtgtgaacagtgttagcagcctagagtctcgttagggtgatctgtgggatgTTGGCTCTTTCTGCCATCATGCGAGGCACTGAAGTCAgatgagttttggtgtggatgtgtattcagttttctgggaagtgtacgcaattcaatgcagtgagaaaTGCATGGAcatgtacattggggaaacgaaacaactgcttcacagatgcatggctcaacacaggagtgtCAGtttctcaggccaggactctgcagtctatcttcatctcaagaaCAAAGGACgcttgtttcaggactgcaatggacgcattttagccagagaagaccggtggtttgaaagaggagtaaaagaagccatcttcatcaacctggaacaaccatcactgaacagaggaggtggtctgagacaccacttatcagccacttaCAATGCAGTCATTGGTACACTTCCCAGactgccattcacactcacacatccacaccaaatacacatccacaccaaaactaaggccctgtccacacggcaacggattcaggtgaatccgatacaattgtttatcgtttaggcctggcgtccacacggcaccggcgttttgggtgccccaaaacgcaatcttttgagaacgggttccagagtggaaagatctggcaacattgccgttgcgaagtcgtctggatgagtagaacggatttgtttacgatgacgtcacaaccacatgactgtgagtgcttcacgccgggtagaagtgtaacgaactcgatgcgagttgtcaacaaatcctataacttggttcatgaaacgcgcttacaaaatattttcactgtgaatatttattgtgtaatggtacaaagtgagagagagagaatagcccttagggcagagtcaatcccgccagcaaaaatagggaaaaaaaggagcgatctcacctcttcagatgttggtttaagtcctacaatacattcctcaaaaagggcgtagaagaacaaattaatccatcaacgtgtagcattcaatttattccggaccattaaagacgccgccttccgcgtagaatcatacgtcatcctcgccgccatattggatgggtcaaagcggagaataaagatgcctcattcatgtgctgcgtttaactgtaccaacaggtttgccgtccaaacgagatcacatgggattacctttcacaggtgagactggaaaaatacttttcattgtatttggtcattataatgtaattttacgaacagatttttctgactttgtggctaatatgaagtctcgcgcataatagtttatgcgcatgcgtccttacttcttctattgttctggtgtctccgaagcgaccgtcttacagcgcacgtagaggtgtggcatgtgtattgcatcgttttcagcaagcgttgcattgccatatggacctgatattttactgatcgttgcccatgtggacgcgatatttttttaaataacatctcgttgccgttgtcgtgtggatgtagcctaagctgACTCGCATGacggcagagagagccaatgacccacagagcaCCCTAATGACCTTCTAGGCTGCTAATATCGTTCAAAcccggcccccagtgacctacacctgcaggatgactcaacgacccaggtgacctcaacaactcgccttagggttgcttttggtccactagaggataaatacctggaactccccactaatcagacagaactgaagaagcctttcggatgagaggtgaaacatattcaagaatttcaagcaagtccaattgccTTTTTTAACACCTAcggtcctcccacagtccaaagatatgcagattaggtcaggtggctactctaaactggccataggtgtgaatggttgttcatctccctgttagccctgcgatagattgatagggtgtaccctgcctctcgcccgtagtcagttgggattggctccagcttcccccgtgataatagatggatagatagataatagatggatggacagataatagatggatggattcatTCATTCTGTCTCACATAAGCAGATGTTCATACACGCCAGTTCAGCAGATACTAGTGGGATGGGGGGAAATGCCTTCTGCTTTTTTACTACATCCAGAAAGTAACAATAATTGTGGTACAGCATTCCAAAATGAAAAATGAGCACAGTGAATTTTTCATTAGAGACCATCTGGAGAATTGACTTATTTGTACTGAACAGAGAATGAAATCGTTTTTACTTGGACATTTGAggcattaaaaataaatcatgTCTGACAGAAAACTGTCTTCTGTGCACTATCAAAACATTACTGTTATGGGTAGACACATTATCAGGCAAAGCATATTTTATTTATGCAGAATGCACTTCTTGTACAATGTAAATGCATAGAGACAAATTTAAAGAGCAAATATTTGTGCAGTGCTGTAATAATCTTGCTTTACATACTGATACACTAAGTCTTGGAGGTTATAGGTCAGAAGCACATATGTAATATGAGTGTGGGGATGGGACCTGCAGGGATAGGGTGGAAAAGGAATGTTAGGGATACCGGTGACAAGTGGAGATGTAGACAGAATTACTTCTCCATGTTGTTTTCTAGTGTGTACtgctgcatgaaaaaaaaaaaaaaagttagttttgCACTTGACTCCACTAAGATAACTCACTCCAAGACATCTCGGTTGAACTGCTTCTGTCGGTTTCCCAGGAACTCGCCGATCATCTGCCGACTCAACCCCTTCCTTTGTAACAAGAAGTGAGCCACACCCACAGGGGTGTCTGGAACAAAGCCTCGCTCGATCAGATACTGGATACCTTTTTCCGGCTTTCTGTACACAATAAAGGGAGAGGAAGATGTGAGAGCTCAAACAAGTGTGCATTAGAACAAATTGGGCTTCAGAGTCTGTCATAGACCAATGAGACTGGCTTTAGTATGCTCAAAAATCCTAATTAACACTGGAATTTCAGAGATGTTCATCCTAAGCCAAAGGGGTGCCCATCCTCTTTCTCCTCACACAAGCTCACCCCTCCCTCTTCAGCGCAGTCATCACCTATGCAACTTTACAGTGTTATTCAAATGTTGAGTGCGGGTCAGTTtggcgcatacacacacacacacacacaccactgcataTTTTTACACTGTCCAATATGATCTCTCTCGAGCTTAACATTAACTGAAAAAAATCTATATACATTAGATATatacaatctgtccctctgagttacatgttgatcctgggattgagatgctggcctcttctgcccctcggacctgcttgatccatcctggtgccctgtgtctggtcggagttttatcgccccactcctgtgaaggacggccccatgaggacagttgagggttatacctgttaaaactgttaatattatagtcaggctgtctgttgttgcccaaatgaggatgggttcccttttgagtctggttcctctcgaggtttcttcctcatgtcgtctgagggagtttttccttgccaccgtcgccacaggcttgctcattggggatagattagggataaaattagctcatgttttaagtcgttcaaattctgtaaagctgctttgcgacaatgtttattgttaaaagcgctgtacaaataaacttgattgattgattgacattAGGCTCTGTTTTCCATTATCATCAACTTGGACTTCACACAGTCTACACttgaatttaatatattttttcttattcctaTTTTCTGTTGTCCACACCGTCTCCTTCACTAAATATACTAAAATGTTATTTAGACTTAGCTTTTTATTTACACAGTTTTATTCTTGCATAACAACACACTTCTTTTTCCACCATCTGATACTGTCTCTCTTGAATGTTACACATTCTGTGCTAACGCATGTATTGCGCTTGTGTCAAACATGCGCATATTGCCCCCTTTGGCAGGCGCTGCGTTGCTcaaactgaggccaagtttacattagaccgtatctgtcgcgttttcttcgcggatgcactgtccgttcacattaaaacgccgggaaacgggaatccgccagagcccacgtattcaatccagttcgtgtctggtccggtgctgtgtaaacattgaggaacgcggatacgcagtgctgagctctagctgacgtcgtcattggacaacgtcactgtgacatccaccttcctgattcgctggcgttgggatcacacacacacagcggctcagtcccgaatcactgctcgtgcgcttcactcgcgtgctctgtgagctgcgcagggccggagtgtgcaccctccagagggcattcgctgttcagggcggagtgatttggagcgcaggaggaagcgctgagccgcactgaggtttatttacacatttcaacctccttcaggcgcttaaactcagtgagaacatgaacatcacagccaggtgtgtttatctgcgggAGAAGGTGTTcggttgccatccttccacttgcaagtggtgagtgacttgcgcatgcccgatatgcactgggatcatgtgatgtgccgtctaattagtcatgtgattagcgtatccatgtattggcgttgctgtgtgcacgcgaatcgtgtattggcgttggtgtgtgcacgcgaatcgttttaaaaacgttaatctgatgatccgctgattcgaaataatgtaaacagggcctgacCCACACTCAACATTTGCATAACAATGTGAAGTTGCATAGGTGATAACTGCGCTGAAGAGGGAGGGGTGAGCTTGTGGGGGGAGAAAGAGAAGGGGCACCCCCTTTGGTTTGGGATGAAAATTCTCGCAGCCCTCCAGAAGTCTAGTGTTAAAAAGAGCTTCATAGAAAGCAAACAAATCCACAATAACCTACAATTAAAAGACTTGCTACTTTAAAGAAAGCTTCgagtaaacacacacacgtcCCTAAAGTCACTTCAAACAAATCAGCAATCTAGACAGATTGGATTAAAATCTCATGTGAAATGCTTCAAGACAGCCTGTTTATCTGAGCTTTAGCTTTGATCTTCTCTTTGTCAGAGAAGCAGATGGACAGCTAATGGTTGGGCTGACTGCTTGCTATATCATTTACTAATCTAAACTGGCCTATCCAGCTACttaaactaaggctacatccacacgacaacggcaacgagatttttttttttaaatatcgcgtccacatgggcaacagatcagtaaaatatcaggtacatatggcaacgcaacgcttgctgaaaacgatgcaatacacatgccacacctctacatgcgctgtaacacggtcccatcggagacaccagaacaatagaagaagtagacgcatgcgcataaaccccttcttctgtagcatcagccacataaagttttgattattaatcagtagcgtaaaacgaaagacgcggaaagaggaatgaatgggggtagatggaagccggtacgccaacattctgatatcctccagaattctttaatggtccggaataaattgaatgctacacgttgatggattactttgttcttctatgccctttttgaggaatgtattgtcggacttaaaccaacatctgaagaggtgagatcgctccttttttttttcctatttttgctggcgggattgtttttgtttttggaaagcgcacgggcggtgcgcggtttggttatactcagtacttccgcagtgtttggactaaagactctgccctaagggctattctctctctctctctcgctgtctctctcactttgcaccattacacaataaatattcacagtgaaaatattttgtaagcgcgtttcatgaaccaagttataggatttgttgacaactcgcatcgagttcgttacacttctacccggcgtgaagcactgacagtcatgtggttgtgatgtcatcgtaaacaaatccgttctactcatccagacgacttcgcaacagcgctgttgccagatttttccactctggaaccagttctcaaaagatttcgttttggggcacccaaaacaccggtgccgtgtggacgccaggctgaaacgataaacaattttatcagattcacctgaatccgttgccgtgtggacagggcctaagcgtGCTCGTCTTTGCCTCACTTCTCACATCTTTGATTGGTGTTAATTAAACAGAGGCCTCGTTAACAGTCACAATGCACACATACCGTATGTAAAACCTGCCATATTGTTGAATTAATATACAGGCTGTGATGCTTTATAATTGGTTCACATATCACGTGGTACTGTGTGTTAAAGATCAAgatgataattaaaaaaatatcacCTCCACATAACATAGCTCGAGTCTGTTCATTTACAGCTATCACCATGGTCTGATTACCGCTAATGAAGAGAGAATCGATCACTGAAACATTTCTCAGACCTCATTTTTCCCCCCTTCATTTCACTCTAGGGAAGGAAGCTGTTTTTGTTCTTAGAATCAGCACATACTTGTTGAAGAGGTTGAGGCCAATGCGGTAGTGGCGCTTGCGGATGACGTCATTGCTGAAAGCTGGCGAGTCCCAGCTGTTACGCGTCTCTTTGTGGTATGTCTGCTTGCTGAGTGTTTGCTCACGCAGGCTGTCCCGTGATGATGACTCTGAACTGCAGTTGATTGTGTCATTAGAGTTGGACGTGCTGTTTACACTGTCATTGTCGCCATCTGAGAAATCAGACTCCGACTTGCTCTGCCTGTTGGTTGTGCCATTGATGGCCAGGTGGCTCTCTATCTGCCGTGGTCGATGCCGGGGGACATCATCATCTCTTCGAGGAATGGAAGGATGAGAAGGATGGGAAGCATGGGAGGGATGAGAGGGATGGCGCTTAGGGCTTCCCTGCTGGCTATGCCCACCCCTTTCATAGGCATTCTGCCGTTTTAGGGAACTGCGCTCAGAGCGATCACTCAGCTCCACTGAACTGTCACTGGGGGGTTCAATGGTGAGCAGAGGGAGGTGGTCCATCCTCAGCCTCTGCTCCTGGCACTCCAGAGATGGTGTGCTGCGACAGCTAGTGTCAGTGTCGCCCTTGTCTTCCTTGTGTACCCAATAGTCCTGTGAGGAATTTAGTGTACGCAGCTGCAGTTCTGGATCCATGGACGTCCTGTCCACTACAGACTGCGTGAGAGGCAAGGGAGGTGACAGTTCCTCCTCGTCAATGTAGAGGGTCACGTCGCTGTATGATGCAGTCATCTCATCAAGCTTGCGTCGGTCGCCACTGTGTGATGGTTTGACCTGGTACGTGATGTCCCGATCCAGGTCACCATGACCCCGTTGCCCTTCATCTTGCCCCTCATCCCCATGCAAGCTGCGACAGTTCAGCGCATCATCAATTGACTCAGCCAGAGACTTCACCTGCCTGGAGAAGGCATCTTCCAGCTCGGTGATGGCATCTGTGAAGTCGCTTTGTCCTGCCTGGGACTGAACATTGACGGGTACCATGTCACCACGCTCAGACTGTGCCAACTTGGAGCCGTCATCGCTCAAGGAGAGCTGCTTGCCCTCAAAGTAGGAGCTGTGGACTTTCTCAGGTCCTTCGAAGGAAAATTGCATTCTCATATTGGAAAGGACGATGCGCCTGGACATGCGGTTTTCAGACATAGA belongs to Neoarius graeffei isolate fNeoGra1 chromosome 26, fNeoGra1.pri, whole genome shotgun sequence and includes:
- the iqsec1b gene encoding IQ motif and SEC7 domain-containing protein 1 isoform X4, whose product is MANRLYYLVEGDGAGCEAGASLESGYSRGPVTRSSIISTEHFEAPLLYAHEVRQRPRRPKLQHSQSILRKQAEEEAIKRSRSLSESYELSTDLQDKQVEMLERKYGGRFITRHAARTIQTAFRQYQMNKNFERLRSSMSENRMSRRIVLSNMRMQFSFEGPEKVHSSYFEGKQLSLSDDGSKLAQSERGDMVPVNVQSQAGQSDFTDAITELEDAFSRQVKSLAESIDDALNCRSLHGDEGQDEGQRGHGDLDRDITYQVKPSHSGDRRKLDEMTASYSDVTLYIDEEELSPPLPLTQSVVDRTSMDPELQLRTLNSSQDYWVHKEDKGDTDTSCRSTPSLECQEQRLRMDHLPLLTIEPPSDSSVELSDRSERSSLKRQNAYERGGHSQQGSPKRHPSHPSHASHPSHPSIPRRDDDVPRHRPRQIESHLAINGTTNRQSKSESDFSDGDNDSVNSTSNSNDTINCSSESSSRDSLREQTLSKQTYHKETRNSWDSPAFSNDVIRKRHYRIGLNLFNKKPEKGIQYLIERGFVPDTPVGVAHFLLQRKGLSRQMIGEFLGNRQKQFNRDVLDCVVDEMDFSSMELDEALRKFQAHIRVQGEAQKVERLIEAYSQRYCICNPGVVRQFRNPDTIFILAFAIILLNTDMYSPNVKPERKMKLEDFVKNLRGVDDGEDIPREMLIGIYERIRKRELKTNEDHVSQVQKVEKLIVGKKPIGSLHHGLGCVLSLPHRRLVCYCRLFEVPDPNKPQKLGLHQREIFLFNDLLVVTKIFQKKKNSVTYSFRQSFSLYGMQVLLFENQFYPNGVRLTSAIPGADIKVLINFNAPNPQDRKKFTDDLRESIAEVQEMEKYRIESELEKQKGVVRPSISQSSGLKKETGNGNLSRASLDDSYAMGEGLKRSALSSSLRDLSDAGKRGRRSSAGSLDSNMDGSIISSPHMRRRATSSRDGPSHQHSVPSSSSLLGSLFGTKRGAKSPSLPPQPSHPSHPTLISHTPHPSNLHHTAREGTSLSDAHPPHHTQYCHVQQNPPPYHHHHHYHPPAHIQYHPSSAAASSSHSHSHAPHAHGPHAQHPPHPSHLQHHHSQAPPPAAGPGSAKPKHSGISTVV
- the iqsec1b gene encoding IQ motif and SEC7 domain-containing protein 1 isoform X3, whose protein sequence is MWCLQCTSDRSQSLLELELEPNSCVEGDGAGCEAGASLESGYSRGPVTRSSIISTEHFEAPLLYAHEVRQRPRRPKLQHSQSILRKQAEEEAIKRSRSLSESYELSTDLQDKQVEMLERKYGGRFITRHAARTIQTAFRQYQMNKNFERLRSSMSENRMSRRIVLSNMRMQFSFEGPEKVHSSYFEGKQLSLSDDGSKLAQSERGDMVPVNVQSQAGQSDFTDAITELEDAFSRQVKSLAESIDDALNCRSLHGDEGQDEGQRGHGDLDRDITYQVKPSHSGDRRKLDEMTASYSDVTLYIDEEELSPPLPLTQSVVDRTSMDPELQLRTLNSSQDYWVHKEDKGDTDTSCRSTPSLECQEQRLRMDHLPLLTIEPPSDSSVELSDRSERSSLKRQNAYERGGHSQQGSPKRHPSHPSHASHPSHPSIPRRDDDVPRHRPRQIESHLAINGTTNRQSKSESDFSDGDNDSVNSTSNSNDTINCSSESSSRDSLREQTLSKQTYHKETRNSWDSPAFSNDVIRKRHYRIGLNLFNKKPEKGIQYLIERGFVPDTPVGVAHFLLQRKGLSRQMIGEFLGNRQKQFNRDVLDCVVDEMDFSSMELDEALRKFQAHIRVQGEAQKVERLIEAYSQRYCICNPGVVRQFRNPDTIFILAFAIILLNTDMYSPNVKPERKMKLEDFVKNLRGVDDGEDIPREMLIGIYERIRKRELKTNEDHVSQVQKVEKLIVGKKPIGSLHHGLGCVLSLPHRRLVCYCRLFEVPDPNKPQKLGLHQREIFLFNDLLVVTKIFQKKKNSVTYSFRQSFSLYGMQVLLFENQFYPNGVRLTSAIPGADIKVLINFNAPNPQDRKKFTDDLRESIAEVQEMEKYRIESELEKQKGVVRPSISQSSGLKKETGNGNLSRASLDDSYAMGEGLKRSALSSSLRDLSDAGKRGRRSSAGSLDSNMDGSIISSPHMRRRATSSRDGPSHQHSVPSSSSLLGSLFGTKRGAKSPSLPPQPSHPSHPTLISHTPHPSNLHHTAREGTSLSDAHPPHHTQYCHVQQNPPPYHHHHHYHPPAHIQYHPSSAAASSSHSHSHAPHAHGPHAQHPPHPSHLQHHHSQAPPPAAGPGSAKPKHSGISTVV